From Rhodococcus sp. B7740, one genomic window encodes:
- a CDS encoding GNAT family N-acetyltransferase yields MTVEITHDSADHRFEIHVDSELAGYSEYLESDSSRTFHHTVTLPQFRGRGLAAALTEFALDDTSTQGLRVVPTCWFVRDFIASAGDRYSHLVET; encoded by the coding sequence ATGACTGTCGAGATCACCCATGACAGTGCCGACCATCGATTCGAGATCCATGTCGATTCCGAATTGGCGGGCTACTCGGAATACCTGGAATCGGACAGTTCCAGAACGTTTCATCACACTGTGACGCTTCCGCAGTTTCGCGGCCGAGGACTTGCCGCTGCGCTCACCGAATTCGCTCTCGACGACACCAGCACGCAGGGACTCCGCGTTGTCCCTACGTGCTGGTTCGTTCGCGACTTCATAGCATCCGCGGGTGATCGCTACTCACATCTGGTGGAGACCTGA
- a CDS encoding helix-turn-helix domain-containing protein, which produces MDFRFVMPALESRSANSLAAVVHERNGADVDLRIGGSEVRLDDASRSAVLELLTQLSTGRAVAIGTVDELLTTSQAAEVLGVSDTYVRRLADAGDLSIEMRGTHRRFRLEDLLRQRDRFR; this is translated from the coding sequence ATGGACTTCCGATTCGTCATGCCTGCTCTCGAGTCGCGATCGGCCAACTCGTTGGCGGCAGTCGTTCACGAGCGAAACGGAGCGGACGTCGACCTCAGAATCGGCGGTTCGGAGGTTCGACTCGACGACGCATCACGCAGTGCGGTCTTGGAACTTCTGACCCAACTCTCGACCGGCCGGGCGGTGGCCATCGGAACCGTGGACGAGTTGCTGACCACTTCGCAAGCTGCCGAGGTCCTCGGTGTCTCCGACACTTACGTCAGACGGTTGGCCGACGCGGGCGACCTATCGATCGAAATGCGCGGCACGCACCGACGATTCAGGCTCGAAGACCTTCTGCGACAGCGTGATCGATTCCGGTGA
- a CDS encoding FMN-dependent NADH-azoreductase, with translation MPQLLHLDSSADPDRSISRRVTARFSDAWHGIGTDHSVIHRDLHSSPLPHLPTSALHWAPRLRTADEIVEPSAEALQVELIEELISADAVLIGAPMYNWSIPSTLKAWIDYVHVPGVTVPFDSDTAPLVGKPVVVVTSRGNDYTPGTDNASSDHTTAQLRQVLGVALGMDVHFVPVDLTLAERVPALAPQIPQARANLEAAFSAVDDLALRLGGATTR, from the coding sequence GTGCCACAGTTGTTGCACCTCGATTCGTCCGCCGACCCGGATCGTTCGATAAGCCGTCGGGTGACGGCCCGCTTCTCGGACGCCTGGCATGGCATCGGCACCGACCACTCGGTGATCCATCGAGACCTGCATTCGAGTCCGTTGCCCCACCTACCCACCTCGGCGCTGCACTGGGCACCTCGCCTGCGAACCGCCGACGAAATCGTGGAGCCGTCCGCCGAGGCGTTGCAGGTCGAACTGATCGAGGAACTGATCTCGGCCGACGCGGTGCTGATCGGCGCGCCGATGTACAACTGGTCGATCCCGTCGACCCTGAAGGCATGGATCGACTACGTACACGTTCCGGGTGTCACTGTTCCGTTCGACAGTGACACGGCACCTCTCGTCGGCAAGCCCGTGGTCGTGGTGACCAGTCGGGGAAACGACTACACCCCCGGTACCGACAACGCATCCTCCGACCACACGACCGCGCAACTGCGACAGGTGCTCGGAGTTGCGCTGGGGATGGACGTCCACTTCGTCCCGGTCGACTTGACGCTCGCCGAGCGGGTGCCGGCGCTCGCACCGCAGATTCCGCAGGCACGAGCCAATCTCGAGGCGGCGTTCTCCGCCGTCGACGATCTTGCGTTGCGATTGGGTGGAGCAACCACCAGGTGA
- a CDS encoding LCP family protein, translating into MLSNGPGNDTTRGERGSGRHRIRTPSRNRGLALRIGRIVVATAAVASIAVSGIGFAVYREATTGLTTSDALDGIANNDPGGNGEDTNILLIGLDSRKDMDGNDLPAEFVTDALHAGDSDVGGYNTNTLLLVHLPADGGRATALSIPRDDYVDVPGYGKRKIKEAYGLAKADADTQLLDEGVTDSAERERRARDAGRRSTLTAVRDLLDVPIDHFAEVNLLGFYDVATAVGPIQVCLNNPVHDNYSGADFAAGAQELSASQALSFVRQRHGLDNGDLDRTKRQQAFVAGVMAKLSTSGVMANIGELRALVAGTKNDVVIDASLDPVKLAGGAGAVMQGDIDFYTLPITGYDTIDGQDVNLVDVDAVRAEAARLIGDVPVQAPPTTAAADPATTPPPLEVAAQDPSLDPAAAPDEGVHSDGGIPCVD; encoded by the coding sequence GTGCTCTCGAACGGCCCAGGTAACGACACCACCCGCGGTGAACGTGGATCAGGGCGCCATCGCATCAGGACGCCGTCGCGCAACCGCGGTCTCGCACTCCGAATCGGCCGAATTGTCGTCGCCACTGCGGCAGTTGCCTCGATCGCGGTGAGTGGAATCGGGTTCGCGGTGTACCGCGAAGCCACCACGGGGCTGACCACCTCGGACGCGCTCGACGGCATCGCGAACAACGATCCCGGCGGCAACGGCGAGGACACCAACATTCTGTTGATCGGTCTCGACAGCCGCAAGGACATGGACGGCAACGACCTGCCTGCCGAGTTCGTCACCGATGCGCTGCATGCGGGCGACAGCGACGTCGGCGGTTACAACACCAACACACTGCTGCTGGTGCACCTTCCGGCCGACGGAGGGAGGGCGACTGCGCTGTCGATACCTCGCGACGACTACGTCGACGTTCCCGGATACGGCAAGCGGAAGATCAAGGAGGCGTACGGACTTGCCAAAGCCGACGCCGATACACAGTTGCTCGACGAGGGCGTCACCGATTCGGCCGAACGTGAGCGTCGAGCACGCGACGCGGGTCGGCGATCGACGTTGACCGCGGTTCGTGACCTGCTCGACGTGCCGATCGATCATTTCGCCGAGGTGAACCTGCTGGGCTTCTACGACGTCGCGACAGCCGTCGGGCCGATTCAGGTGTGCCTGAACAATCCTGTACACGACAACTATTCGGGGGCGGACTTCGCCGCGGGCGCGCAGGAACTGAGCGCTTCGCAGGCGCTGTCCTTCGTCCGGCAACGCCACGGCCTCGACAACGGTGATCTCGATCGAACCAAACGACAGCAGGCCTTCGTGGCAGGAGTGATGGCCAAGCTCAGCACCTCCGGTGTCATGGCGAACATCGGCGAACTCCGGGCGCTCGTCGCGGGTACCAAGAACGACGTCGTGATCGACGCGTCCTTGGATCCGGTCAAGCTCGCAGGCGGAGCCGGTGCAGTAATGCAGGGAGACATCGATTTCTACACGCTCCCGATCACCGGCTACGACACGATCGACGGGCAGGACGTCAATCTCGTCGACGTCGACGCCGTCCGGGCCGAGGCAGCCCGGCTGATCGGCGACGTACCTGTGCAGGCACCGCCGACCACCGCGGCAGCTGATCCCGCAACGACGCCGCCCCCGCTCGAGGTCGCCGCACAGGATCCGTCCCTGGATCCGGCGGCAGCCCCCGACGAGGGTGTGCACAGCGACGGCGGCATACCCTGCGTCGACTGA
- a CDS encoding ABC transporter ATP-binding protein, whose translation MSDPDTCIDVRDLTKSFGDKPVLDGVSFSAGPGEFLSIIGPSGSGKSTVFNMLAGLDKPDSGSVRVPPCAYMPQKDLLFPWRSVLDNTTLGLEVQGVAKKEARARARELFPVFGLDGYESARPSELSGGMRQRAALLRTVVQGRSVLLLDEPFGALDSLTRSDMQAWLQQVWSEFRWTVLMITHDIREAVYLSDRVIVLSPRPAHVRRQIEVALPRPRGLEIVTTPQFAAVEKQLMDVLLSAPTP comes from the coding sequence ATGTCTGACCCCGACACCTGCATCGACGTTCGCGATCTCACCAAATCATTCGGCGACAAGCCCGTACTCGACGGTGTGTCGTTCAGTGCTGGCCCCGGCGAGTTCCTGTCGATCATCGGCCCGAGCGGTTCCGGTAAGAGCACGGTGTTCAACATGCTGGCCGGACTCGACAAGCCCGACTCCGGCTCGGTTCGAGTACCGCCGTGCGCCTACATGCCGCAGAAGGATCTCCTGTTTCCGTGGCGTTCGGTGCTGGACAACACCACCCTCGGGCTCGAAGTGCAGGGCGTTGCCAAGAAGGAGGCGCGGGCGCGGGCACGCGAGCTGTTCCCGGTGTTCGGCTTGGACGGGTACGAGTCGGCCAGACCATCCGAACTCTCCGGCGGCATGCGCCAGCGGGCGGCGCTGCTGCGCACGGTGGTGCAGGGACGATCGGTACTACTGCTCGACGAACCCTTCGGGGCACTGGACTCGTTGACTCGAAGCGATATGCAGGCCTGGTTGCAGCAGGTCTGGTCGGAGTTTCGGTGGACGGTCCTGATGATCACGCACGACATCCGCGAAGCGGTCTATCTCTCCGATCGCGTGATCGTCCTCTCCCCCAGACCGGCACACGTTCGACGGCAGATCGAGGTGGCGCTGCCCCGTCCACGCGGGCTCGAGATCGTCACGACGCCGCAGTTCGCGGCGGTCGAGAAGCAGTTGATGGACGTTCTGCTCAGCGCGCCGACGCCCTGA